Proteins encoded in a region of the Trypanosoma brucei gambiense DAL972 chromosome 4, complete sequence genome:
- a CDS encoding T. brucei spp.-specific protein: MRCIASVLCDFCTASVGNDTLSYISLCLSVHLNGKGEVFDSFSAFYTCVCVCMCMRERERKDGGHMVNVKSPKCRNIYCLSCLVCGTTTTTKSYHCLHGVAKI; encoded by the coding sequence ATGCGCTGCATTGCGAGTGTTTTGTGCGATTTCTGCACCGCCTCCGTGGGAAATGACACATTATCATATATATCTCTCTGTCTGTCTGTGCATTTAAATGGGAAAGGGGAGGTATTTGATTCTTTCTCTGCTTTTTAtacgtgtgtatgtgtgtgtatgtgtatgagagagagagagaggaaggaTGGGGGCCACATGGTGAATGTTAAATCCCCAAAATGCCGGAACATTTACTGTCTTTCTTGTTTGGTATGTGgcacgacaacaacaacaaaaagttaCCACTGCCTTCATGGTGTCGCGAAAATTTAA